Proteins co-encoded in one Syntrophobacterales bacterium genomic window:
- a CDS encoding DctP family TRAP transporter solute-binding subunit: MKKHSWGKVLFAAAVFVAAQAICGPAALWAKTEIRLSNQLPPSHHISKGLAVFAEKVKEYSKGAVEVKVFDSAQLFKDTEIVEALQEGLVDSGLVPINKWSGMIPAADVFEMPFIFKDFSSTKQFIEGGAGELLDAEFQKKAVKTLFWVDYGYIQFFNNKRPLTTPADFKGLKMRSFSSGDAETLRALGSAPTVMSSSEMYMALQRGTVDGATTGMPAAVSRKLMEVQKYMTEANYTTAQFAVQANLKNWQKLPKDQQEAVLKAGDYAAAWIRGAIADSEKKARETLVKAGVTIQTLTPANRKLFIAATEPVRKNFAAKTGALAKKLMDIALGMK; encoded by the coding sequence ATGAAGAAGCATAGTTGGGGAAAGGTTTTGTTTGCAGCCGCGGTATTTGTGGCGGCCCAGGCAATATGCGGGCCGGCGGCATTGTGGGCGAAGACGGAAATAAGGCTGTCGAATCAGTTGCCGCCTTCCCACCACATTTCGAAGGGGCTGGCGGTATTTGCCGAAAAGGTAAAGGAGTATTCCAAAGGTGCGGTTGAGGTGAAGGTGTTTGATTCCGCCCAGCTTTTCAAGGATACAGAGATTGTCGAGGCGCTTCAGGAAGGGCTGGTCGATTCCGGGCTTGTTCCCATCAACAAATGGTCGGGGATGATTCCCGCGGCCGATGTCTTTGAGATGCCGTTTATTTTTAAGGATTTTTCTTCAACGAAGCAATTCATCGAGGGAGGGGCAGGGGAGCTGCTCGACGCGGAGTTCCAGAAAAAGGCCGTTAAAACCTTGTTTTGGGTTGATTATGGCTACATCCAGTTTTTCAACAACAAACGTCCTCTAACAACCCCCGCCGATTTCAAGGGACTGAAGATGAGATCCTTCAGCAGCGGCGATGCCGAGACGCTCCGGGCGCTGGGCTCGGCGCCTACGGTCATGAGTTCCTCGGAGATGTATATGGCGCTCCAGCGGGGAACGGTTGACGGGGCGACAACCGGAATGCCGGCCGCGGTTTCCCGCAAGCTTATGGAAGTGCAGAAGTACATGACGGAGGCAAACTATACGACGGCGCAATTTGCCGTGCAGGCGAACCTCAAAAACTGGCAGAAGCTGCCAAAGGATCAGCAGGAAGCTGTGTTGAAGGCAGGGGACTACGCCGCCGCCTGGATCCGCGGGGCGATCGCCGATTCGGAAAAAAAGGCCAGGGAGACGCTTGTAAAGGCGGGGGTGACGATTCAGACGCTGACGCCGGCAAACCGCAAGCTGTTTATCGCGGCGACCGAGCCGGTACGCAAGAACTTTGCCGCCAAGACGGGCGCTTTGGCCAAAAAACTGATGGATATTGCGCTGGGCATGAAATAA
- a CDS encoding TRAP transporter small permease, with protein MMEKIRAIIEKSNLYLGIISGMGILFMGLILAYEVVCRYIFNAPTIWTQEVSIYLFMWTMLAASSYTLQTGKHVRVDLLLERMRVRKRLIAEGATGIVGALYCLIVAQQAWQMLAMSIKYGKLSATPLRVPLWMPQSALLIGFVLLTLQFIIIVLGRLMELRAIGNRGAVR; from the coding sequence ATGATGGAGAAAATACGGGCGATCATTGAAAAAAGCAACCTCTATTTAGGAATCATCAGCGGGATGGGGATCCTTTTCATGGGACTGATTCTGGCTTACGAGGTTGTCTGCCGCTATATTTTTAACGCGCCGACGATCTGGACACAGGAGGTTTCCATCTACCTGTTCATGTGGACGATGCTCGCGGCTTCGTCCTATACGCTTCAGACCGGGAAGCACGTGCGGGTAGATTTACTCTTGGAGAGAATGCGCGTCAGAAAAAGGCTGATTGCGGAGGGGGCGACCGGCATTGTCGGCGCCTTGTATTGCCTGATCGTTGCGCAGCAGGCCTGGCAGATGCTGGCCATGTCGATTAAATACGGAAAGCTGTCGGCCACCCCGCTGCGGGTGCCTCTGTGGATGCCTCAGTCGGCCCTGCTGATCGGTTTTGTGCTGCTTACCCTGCAATTTATCATAATCGTTCTGGGTAGGTTAATGGAATTGCGCGCCATCGGAAACAGGGGGGCAGTCAGATGA
- a CDS encoding TRAP transporter large permease, producing MITFLIILALILILLFAGLPVAFSLGSASVLLLFFYDLPLKIIGSTVFGSLDSFVLLAIPLFVMMSQVLLDGRIGDDLFDTVNVWVRHLPGGLAIATVIACAFFAAITGSGAASAATIGMVAYPAMLARGYDKKFTLGLLGTGGTLGILIPPSIPLIIYGEVAEESVGRLFMAGVIPGVVLTTILVLYAAFRSVRGGYQRLEPASWPDRLRVTRKNLWGIMLPVIILGGIYSGVFTPTEAAAAGLVYSLFITLFIYRTIRLRDIPQIGLKSAATSCMIAMIITGAMLFGRVMTLLEIPQQLTELIIQWKLSPLMFVVAMNILMLLLGCILETVSIILLTMPLVVPIIHTLGIDPIWYAIVLTVNMEMALVTPPVGMNLYVISGLAPEIRMAEVIRGITPFIIILVSFLILTIAFPAMSTWLPSLM from the coding sequence ATGATAACATTTCTCATTATCCTTGCCCTCATTTTAATTCTGCTTTTTGCCGGATTGCCGGTGGCCTTTTCCCTCGGCTCGGCCTCGGTGCTGCTGCTTTTTTTTTACGACCTGCCGCTGAAGATTATCGGCAGCACCGTTTTCGGCTCGTTGGACAGCTTCGTTCTTTTGGCCATTCCCCTGTTTGTCATGATGAGCCAGGTGCTGCTCGACGGCCGGATCGGGGATGACCTCTTCGATACCGTCAATGTGTGGGTCCGCCATCTGCCGGGAGGGCTCGCGATCGCGACCGTTATTGCCTGCGCGTTTTTTGCGGCGATCACCGGCTCCGGGGCTGCCTCGGCCGCGACGATCGGAATGGTGGCGTATCCGGCGATGCTGGCGCGGGGATATGACAAGAAATTTACGCTGGGACTATTGGGAACCGGCGGTACGCTGGGGATCCTCATCCCGCCCAGTATTCCGCTAATCATATACGGCGAGGTGGCCGAGGAGTCCGTAGGCAGGCTCTTCATGGCCGGAGTCATTCCCGGGGTTGTCCTGACGACTATCCTGGTTCTGTACGCGGCCTTTCGCAGCGTCAGGGGAGGTTATCAGCGTCTTGAGCCAGCGTCCTGGCCGGATCGGCTGCGGGTGACGAGAAAGAACCTCTGGGGCATCATGCTGCCGGTTATCATTCTGGGCGGCATTTACAGCGGTGTTTTTACGCCTACCGAGGCCGCCGCTGCCGGACTGGTTTACAGCCTCTTCATCACGCTGTTCATTTATCGCACCATTCGCTTACGCGATATTCCCCAGATTGGCCTCAAATCGGCAGCCACTTCGTGCATGATTGCGATGATCATCACCGGGGCGATGCTGTTCGGCAGGGTGATGACGCTCCTGGAGATTCCCCAGCAGCTCACGGAACTGATTATTCAGTGGAAGCTTTCCCCGCTCATGTTCGTGGTGGCGATGAATATTCTGATGCTTCTTCTGGGGTGCATCCTGGAGACCGTCTCTATTATTCTGCTGACGATGCCGCTGGTTGTTCCGATCATCCATACGCTGGGGATCGACCCGATCTGGTACGCGATCGTGCTTACGGTCAACATGGAGATGGCGCTGGTGACGCCGCCCGTCGGGATGAACCTCTACGTCATCAGCGGGCTTGCCCCGGAAATCCGCATGGCGGAGGTGATCCGGGGCATAACGCCCTTTATCATCATCCTCGTTTCTTTCCTTATTTTAACGATCGCCTTCCCGGCGATGAGCACCTGGCTGCCGTCGCTTATGTAA
- a CDS encoding 3-isopropylmalate dehydrogenase: MSGKTTFSIAVLPGDGTGPEVIREALKALEAAGSRDQLHFDLHHYDLGGERFLKTGEILPESVLAEIAKMDAIMLGAIGHPNVKPGILEKGLLLELRFRLDQYINLRPVTLYDGVETPLKNKGPKEIDFAVVRENTEGMYTGGGGFLRKGTKEEVAIQESINTRYGVERCIRYAFEYCRKRGKRKKLTLCGKTNVLTYASDLWERTFHLVAAEYPDITIDYAHVDAVSMWMIKNPEWFDVIVTDNLFGDIITDIGAMIQGGLGIAAGGNINPAGVSMFEPIGGSAPKYAGQNVINPLAAIMAASMMLEHLGQSATAVRIETAVKKALIQDIRSLASGSMGMGTREAGDLIAEYIAQE; encoded by the coding sequence ATGAGCGGAAAAACGACCTTTTCAATCGCCGTCCTTCCCGGCGACGGGACCGGCCCGGAGGTGATCCGGGAGGCTCTGAAAGCCCTGGAAGCGGCCGGGAGCCGCGATCAGCTCCACTTCGATCTGCACCACTACGATCTCGGCGGCGAGCGGTTTCTCAAGACAGGCGAAATCCTTCCGGAAAGCGTTCTTGCGGAAATTGCCAAGATGGACGCGATTATGCTCGGGGCAATCGGTCACCCGAACGTGAAGCCGGGCATCCTGGAAAAGGGTCTCCTTTTGGAGCTGCGCTTCCGGCTGGATCAGTACATCAACCTCCGACCGGTTACCCTCTATGACGGCGTGGAAACGCCGTTGAAAAACAAGGGCCCCAAAGAGATAGACTTTGCCGTCGTCCGGGAAAACACGGAGGGAATGTACACCGGCGGGGGAGGATTTCTAAGAAAAGGGACTAAAGAGGAGGTGGCAATCCAAGAATCGATCAACACCCGCTACGGCGTCGAGCGCTGTATTCGCTATGCCTTCGAATACTGTAGAAAACGCGGCAAACGCAAGAAACTGACGCTCTGCGGTAAAACGAACGTTTTGACCTATGCGTCTGATCTCTGGGAACGGACATTTCATCTGGTGGCAGCAGAATATCCCGATATAACAATAGATTACGCTCATGTTGACGCGGTTTCCATGTGGATGATCAAAAACCCGGAATGGTTCGACGTAATCGTCACCGACAATCTGTTCGGCGACATCATCACCGACATCGGCGCGATGATCCAGGGTGGGCTGGGAATCGCCGCCGGCGGCAACATCAACCCCGCCGGGGTTTCGATGTTTGAGCCCATCGGCGGTTCGGCGCCCAAATATGCCGGGCAAAACGTGATCAATCCGCTGGCCGCGATCATGGCGGCCTCCATGATGCTCGAACATCTGGGACAATCCGCCACGGCAGTGCGCATCGAAACTGCGGTAAAAAAAGCGCTCATCCAGGACATCCGCAGCCTCGCTTCCGGCAGCATGGGAATGGGGACAAGGGAAGCAGGCGACCTGATTGCCGAATACATTGCCCAAGAATGA
- a CDS encoding isocitrate lyase/PEP mutase family protein, whose protein sequence is MKRKKLRDLLQKPGLVRAPGAFDAWSARLVEKAGFSAVYMTGYGAAASVLGQPDIGLMTMSEVVSQAGNMASAVAIPFIADGDTGYGGVLNVIRTVQEFEKAGVAGLQLEDQVFPKRCGHMEGKQLIPREEMAAKIRAAVYARQSEDFVIVARTDARAVTNLKDALARAVAYAEAGADVLFVEAPQTLAEMKEIARELRLPLIANMVEKGKTPFLSAEELEQIGFKIAIYPVSTLYAATRAMMKVLTHLREKGSTEDCLEDLVSFEEFNNLIGVGEMRALEKKFS, encoded by the coding sequence ATGAAAAGGAAGAAATTACGCGATCTTCTCCAGAAACCGGGCCTTGTGCGCGCCCCTGGCGCTTTCGACGCCTGGTCCGCGCGCCTGGTGGAAAAGGCGGGTTTTTCCGCCGTCTATATGACCGGCTATGGCGCCGCTGCAAGCGTTCTTGGCCAGCCCGACATTGGTCTGATGACGATGTCGGAGGTGGTCAGTCAAGCAGGGAATATGGCTTCCGCCGTTGCTATCCCGTTTATCGCCGATGGAGATACCGGCTACGGCGGGGTTTTGAACGTAATACGGACTGTGCAAGAGTTCGAAAAAGCGGGCGTCGCCGGTCTGCAACTGGAGGATCAGGTTTTTCCGAAGCGCTGCGGACACATGGAAGGAAAACAGCTCATCCCCCGGGAAGAAATGGCGGCAAAGATACGGGCCGCCGTTTATGCCAGGCAGTCCGAAGATTTCGTCATTGTCGCCCGCACCGATGCCCGGGCGGTAACCAACCTGAAGGACGCACTCGCCCGAGCGGTTGCCTATGCCGAGGCCGGCGCGGATGTGCTCTTCGTCGAAGCGCCGCAGACGCTAGCGGAGATGAAGGAGATCGCCCGCGAGCTGCGGCTGCCGCTTATCGCCAACATGGTCGAAAAGGGGAAGACGCCTTTTCTTTCCGCGGAGGAACTGGAGCAAATCGGCTTCAAGATCGCGATCTATCCGGTTTCAACCCTGTACGCGGCAACCAGGGCAATGATGAAGGTCTTGACCCATTTGCGGGAGAAAGGCTCCACGGAGGATTGTCTTGAAGACCTCGTCAGCTTTGAAGAGTTCAACAACCTTATAGGCGTAGGCGAGATGCGCGCCCTGGAAAAGAAATTCTCGTAA
- a CDS encoding CoA transferase, with translation MPLTGLKVLDLTRVVSGPFCTMLLADLGADVIKIEAPEGDPSRVTGIMGKGENPYFVNLNRNKRAITVDMKKPEGKEIIRRLAEKADIVVENFRPGVMDRLGLGYNELSALNPSLICAAISGFGKSGPYKDRPAFDFIAQAMSGFMSLNGNEQMPPLRVGVPISDTIAGLYAAFGILAALREREKSGRGQEIQTAMVDGLISMFTFASSAYFATGELPPRNGNDHMVVSPYGLFDAADGPVAIAPSAEKNWRQLCTVLKRDDLPADPRFDTQQKRRQNRSEINEIIQGIIETKKRDEWIDLLNQAGVPCGPVNNLKQVFSDPQVLHQEMAIESAQPGGPVKMPGFPVKFSRTSARLHKPSPQIGEHTVSVLRELGYREAEIDALLEAGAVFAAPGATEN, from the coding sequence ATGCCGCTTACAGGATTGAAGGTTCTTGATTTGACCAGGGTCGTCTCAGGCCCCTTCTGCACAATGCTCTTGGCCGATCTGGGGGCGGACGTTATCAAAATAGAGGCGCCTGAAGGCGATCCGTCCCGCGTTACCGGGATCATGGGCAAGGGCGAAAATCCCTATTTCGTAAACCTCAACCGAAATAAAAGAGCCATTACGGTTGACATGAAAAAACCGGAAGGCAAGGAAATCATTCGGCGCCTCGCCGAAAAAGCTGATATCGTTGTGGAAAATTTCCGGCCGGGGGTGATGGACCGCCTTGGCCTCGGGTACAACGAATTGAGCGCGCTGAACCCCTCCTTGATCTGCGCCGCAATCAGCGGCTTCGGCAAATCGGGCCCCTACAAGGATCGCCCCGCCTTCGATTTCATCGCCCAGGCGATGTCGGGCTTTATGAGCCTCAACGGCAACGAACAGATGCCGCCGCTCCGGGTCGGAGTCCCCATCAGCGACACGATAGCCGGGCTCTATGCGGCGTTCGGAATATTGGCCGCCCTGCGGGAGCGGGAGAAGAGCGGACGGGGCCAGGAAATCCAGACCGCGATGGTGGACGGGTTGATCAGCATGTTCACTTTTGCTTCTTCCGCCTATTTCGCGACCGGGGAGCTTCCGCCCCGCAACGGCAATGATCACATGGTTGTCTCTCCGTACGGACTTTTCGATGCCGCTGACGGTCCCGTCGCCATCGCTCCCAGCGCTGAAAAAAACTGGCGTCAGCTCTGCACCGTTCTGAAACGGGACGATCTCCCCGCCGACCCGCGTTTCGACACCCAGCAGAAACGCCGTCAGAACAGAAGTGAAATAAATGAAATAATTCAGGGAATAATAGAGACCAAAAAACGGGACGAGTGGATCGACCTGCTCAACCAGGCCGGGGTGCCCTGCGGTCCAGTGAACAATCTGAAACAGGTTTTTTCCGATCCCCAGGTGCTCCATCAGGAGATGGCGATCGAGTCGGCTCAACCCGGCGGGCCGGTCAAGATGCCGGGATTTCCAGTCAAGTTCTCCAGGACGTCCGCCCGACTGCATAAACCGTCGCCCCAGATCGGCGAGCATACCGTTTCGGTATTGCGTGAACTGGGCTATCGGGAAGCAGAAATAGACGCTTTGCTCGAGGCAGGCGCTGTCTTTGCCGCTCCTGGCGCCACTGAAAACTGA
- a CDS encoding hydroxymethylglutaryl-CoA lyase, translated as MKSSESGKIHIREVAPRDGFQSWPEFVPTEKKIAIIRQLLEAGITEMETTSFVSPKAIPQMRDAAEVMAGLPKNGCIHSPLVPNLKGAQLALDHGADKLVVVISTTDAHNLANVRRTVAESVTDLQAIFTLARERNKPVMGALAVAFGCPYQGDVSDEEVYRLADAYINGGAASVILADTTGMATPARIIRMIKGFTGRFPQIPYSLHLHNNRGTAMANLYVALEAGADTFDTALGGIGGCPNVPLAAGNLPTEDVVFMLEDMGYDTGIDLRKIIEAARQLESILGRTLPGQVMKSGPRDPLLAAGICGITH; from the coding sequence ATGAAATCGTCAGAATCCGGAAAGATACATATTCGCGAGGTCGCGCCCCGCGACGGTTTCCAGTCCTGGCCGGAATTCGTCCCGACCGAAAAAAAAATCGCCATCATCCGCCAGTTGCTCGAAGCGGGGATAACAGAGATGGAAACCACCTCCTTTGTGAGCCCCAAGGCGATACCCCAGATGCGCGACGCGGCGGAAGTTATGGCGGGACTCCCCAAAAACGGATGCATCCACAGCCCGCTCGTCCCGAACCTCAAGGGGGCCCAGCTCGCGCTCGACCACGGCGCGGACAAGCTGGTAGTGGTGATTTCCACAACTGATGCCCATAATCTGGCAAACGTGCGCCGGACCGTGGCCGAGTCGGTGACGGATTTGCAGGCAATCTTTACGCTTGCCCGGGAGCGGAACAAACCGGTGATGGGCGCCCTGGCCGTCGCCTTCGGCTGTCCGTACCAGGGCGATGTGTCGGATGAAGAGGTTTATCGCCTCGCCGACGCCTATATCAATGGCGGCGCAGCCTCGGTAATTCTTGCCGATACGACGGGAATGGCGACGCCGGCCAGAATCATCAGAATGATAAAGGGCTTCACGGGCCGCTTCCCCCAAATCCCCTACTCTCTCCATCTGCACAACAACCGGGGCACCGCGATGGCCAATCTCTACGTAGCGCTCGAAGCGGGCGCCGACACATTCGACACGGCTCTGGGCGGGATCGGCGGCTGCCCGAACGTTCCGCTGGCCGCCGGCAACCTTCCCACGGAGGATGTGGTTTTCATGCTGGAAGACATGGGGTATGATACCGGCATCGATCTGCGGAAAATTATCGAAGCCGCACGGCAGCTTGAGTCAATTCTCGGCAGAACGCTGCCCGGGCAGGTAATGAAAAGCGGCCCCCGCGATCCTCTGCTGGCGGCAGGAATCTGCGGGATAACCCATTGA
- a CDS encoding GntR family transcriptional regulator, whose protein sequence is MSDNRKAPIYVQLAETLKGRILQEEYRAGELLAPARDLEQEFGVSAITIRKAMSILVEEGYVEPKQGVGTRVTKRPEEIVELKLSGNFWNWADSALTGNLQTETEVLELATVPCPHRIAELLHAKGSAPIWRMKRIRKLNGHPASFIVNYALPELMSGVNKEMFLKQPFLTVFRDHCGVQLASVEQMVRATVADIDTSAKLGIGFGEALFLVENTYMDISQAPVEVSCIHFRGDLYVYKTKISF, encoded by the coding sequence ATGAGCGACAATCGAAAAGCACCCATCTACGTCCAGCTTGCCGAAACACTGAAAGGCCGCATCCTGCAGGAGGAATACCGGGCCGGGGAGCTGCTCGCCCCCGCCCGCGATCTTGAACAGGAATTCGGGGTAAGCGCCATAACTATCCGCAAGGCGATGAGCATCCTCGTTGAGGAGGGGTATGTAGAACCGAAACAGGGCGTGGGAACAAGGGTTACCAAGCGCCCCGAGGAAATTGTGGAACTTAAATTGTCCGGCAATTTTTGGAACTGGGCCGATTCCGCGCTGACCGGAAATTTGCAGACGGAGACGGAGGTGCTGGAGCTTGCCACCGTTCCCTGTCCCCACAGGATAGCCGAGTTGCTCCACGCAAAAGGCAGTGCCCCGATATGGCGCATGAAGCGGATCAGAAAGTTAAATGGACATCCTGCCTCGTTTATCGTCAACTACGCTCTTCCCGAGCTGATGTCCGGCGTCAATAAGGAAATGTTCTTAAAACAGCCCTTTCTCACCGTCTTTCGCGATCATTGCGGCGTTCAGTTGGCCAGCGTCGAACAAATGGTGCGCGCAACCGTCGCCGACATCGATACCTCCGCAAAACTGGGAATAGGTTTCGGAGAGGCGCTGTTCCTTGTTGAAAATACCTACATGGACATCTCCCAAGCGCCGGTCGAAGTCTCCTGCATCCATTTTCGCGGCGACCTGTACGTCTATAAAACGAAAATATCTTTTTAG
- a CDS encoding AAA family ATPase produces MKKKPLILSVTSGKGGVGKTFTTLNLAATLAQTKKKILVVDCDLGLANIDIMLGINPPHTLQDVIFGDKNLRDIVIPTKGGFDLIPSSSGVRDMAQLLFEKIELVKTMILEFTDYDIIMLDTGAGISEVVLQFNLLASKNIVIINKELTCLTDAYSMIKVMFQVFERKDFGIIANAVANENEAMRLFNHINSICKKFLGFDLHYTGHILNDELASQSILTQKIAVLASPHSGMANNFKKIAEKVRTW; encoded by the coding sequence ATGAAAAAAAAGCCTCTAATCCTCTCGGTAACCAGCGGGAAGGGCGGCGTCGGCAAGACATTCACCACCCTCAATCTGGCCGCGACGCTGGCCCAGACAAAAAAGAAAATCCTTGTCGTGGATTGCGATCTGGGACTGGCCAATATTGATATTATGCTGGGAATTAACCCTCCTCATACGCTGCAGGATGTGATTTTTGGAGACAAAAACCTGCGGGATATAGTGATTCCGACAAAAGGCGGCTTCGATCTGATTCCGTCAAGTTCCGGGGTCAGGGATATGGCGCAGCTCCTTTTTGAAAAGATCGAATTGGTAAAAACGATGATCCTGGAGTTCACCGATTACGATATCATCATGCTCGACACCGGCGCCGGCATTTCCGAGGTTGTGCTGCAGTTCAATCTGCTCGCCTCCAAAAACATCGTTATCATCAACAAGGAGCTTACCTGCCTGACCGACGCCTATTCCATGATCAAGGTGATGTTTCAGGTATTTGAGCGCAAGGATTTCGGCATTATCGCCAATGCCGTAGCCAACGAAAACGAGGCGATGCGGCTTTTCAACCATATCAATTCCATCTGCAAAAAGTTTCTGGGCTTCGATCTCCATTATACCGGCCATATCCTCAACGATGAACTGGCATCCCAGTCTATCCTCACGCAGAAAATAGCCGTCCTTGCCTCCCCCCATTCCGGGATGGCAAATAATTTCAAAAAAATAGCAGAAAAGGTTCGCACTTGGTAG
- a CDS encoding GGDEF domain-containing protein, translating to MREKTPDELLRRVTELENENERLKSLLLTDELTGLYNKRFFYLQLEVETTRARRTGQPCTLIALDLDNFKNVNDTFGHYIGDQLLSQFAGILGKSVRPTDFACRFGGDEFFIIMPSSGLTEGIGVAKRIKNSLKSIDFTAYTAGGQRVSVSVGLAIYKSSHKMSVDAFFQQADGNLCQAKKTGKNHIFHDLDAKAENTAVNNAERKALFVRFAEINEMEKQ from the coding sequence ATGCGAGAAAAAACTCCCGATGAGCTGCTAAGGCGGGTAACGGAACTGGAAAATGAGAACGAGCGGCTGAAATCCCTGCTTCTTACCGATGAGCTGACTGGTTTGTACAACAAGCGCTTCTTTTACCTGCAACTGGAGGTGGAAACTACTCGGGCCAGACGCACCGGTCAGCCCTGCACCTTGATTGCTCTGGACCTGGACAACTTCAAGAATGTCAATGATACCTTCGGACATTATATCGGAGACCAGCTCCTGTCTCAGTTCGCCGGCATCTTGGGTAAAAGCGTCCGACCAACCGACTTTGCCTGCCGTTTCGGCGGGGACGAGTTTTTCATAATCATGCCCTCCTCCGGGCTTACCGAGGGCATCGGTGTCGCCAAACGAATCAAAAATTCTCTGAAAAGCATTGATTTCACGGCTTATACGGCGGGAGGCCAACGCGTGTCGGTCAGTGTCGGCCTTGCCATTTATAAATCGTCTCACAAGATGAGTGTTGACGCCTTTTTCCAACAAGCGGACGGCAATCTTTGCCAGGCAAAAAAAACAGGTAAAAACCATATCTTCCACGACCTCGATGCGAAAGCTGAAAACACCGCCGTCAATAATGCGGAAAGAAAAGCGCTTTTTGTGCGCTTTGCCGAAATAAACGAAATGGAAAAGCAATGA
- the era gene encoding GTPase Era, whose amino-acid sequence MDRAGSFSFKTEADLFKSGFIGIIGRPNVGKSTLLNQLVGETIAIATRKPQTTRNRIMGIKNLDEPNPGQLIFLDTPGIHKAKTPLGKAMVETASGTIGDVDLLLLLVEAGEAPRSDDRFIIESLAGLTKPVILVINKTDLIEKQRLLPLIDSFSALYQFRELIPVSALKNDGVAHLVSEIWKLLPEGPRYFPEEMMTDRSERFIAAEIIREKITLRLHQEIPYVTAVVVDSFQEDEAKNMIRIKATINLEKDSQKGIVIGRGGAMLKEIGTKARLEMERFFASRVFLELFVRVAKDWTSDPRLLKEFGYMENKGPGRQE is encoded by the coding sequence GTGGATAGGGCCGGGAGTTTTTCCTTTAAAACGGAGGCAGACTTGTTCAAATCAGGCTTCATCGGCATCATCGGACGGCCCAACGTCGGCAAATCCACCCTGCTCAATCAACTCGTAGGGGAAACAATCGCCATTGCCACCCGTAAACCCCAGACGACGCGCAACCGGATCATGGGGATAAAAAACCTTGATGAGCCGAACCCAGGGCAACTGATCTTTCTCGATACGCCCGGCATTCACAAGGCCAAGACTCCCCTGGGAAAAGCCATGGTGGAGACGGCCTCCGGAACCATCGGCGATGTCGATCTGCTTCTGCTTTTAGTCGAAGCGGGGGAGGCGCCGCGCAGTGACGACCGCTTCATCATCGAATCGCTGGCAGGTCTTACAAAACCCGTAATCCTGGTTATCAACAAGACCGACCTCATCGAAAAGCAGCGCCTTCTGCCCCTTATCGACTCCTTCAGCGCCCTTTACCAGTTTCGCGAGCTCATTCCCGTTTCCGCCTTAAAAAATGACGGAGTAGCGCACCTTGTCTCCGAGATTTGGAAACTCCTTCCCGAGGGGCCCCGCTACTTCCCCGAAGAGATGATGACAGACCGCTCCGAGCGCTTTATCGCCGCCGAAATCATCAGAGAAAAGATCACCCTTCGTCTGCATCAGGAAATACCATACGTTACCGCTGTCGTCGTTGATTCCTTCCAGGAAGACGAGGCCAAAAACATGATCCGCATCAAGGCTACGATCAATCTGGAAAAGGATTCACAAAAGGGGATCGTCATCGGCAGGGGGGGCGCGATGCTCAAGGAGATAGGCACAAAGGCGCGGCTGGAGATGGAGAGGTTCTTCGCTTCCCGGGTCTTTCTGGAACTCTTTGTCCGCGTGGCGAAAGACTGGACCAGCGACCCTCGTTTACTGAAGGAATTCGGATATATGGAAAACAAGGGACCGGGACGTCAAGAATGA